The genomic stretch GTGGCCCTGGCCCTGAGCCACAGGGGGAAAACCCAAGGAATCAGAATACTGAGTTTAAAAGAGCAAATAGTTTCTTGTTTATTTCAATCAAATTATACGGGATGTCATAAGGACATAGTGATGCTGTGATCATGAGACATTTTTTGACCCCCTCATGAAACACACAACTGTCTGACCTCTATTAACTGTGTTGGgagctaaaaataaaacaattgagAAACCAGCAGACGTACCAGATACAAAAGTGCTGGCTGAGGCGAGCGTGTCAAGATGCCAGCTGCCAAGGCAGTAAACAGTCCAACACCATACCCAGCAAGAGCATGCCAGAAGTATTTGAATCCCTTTGAAGGTTGTGCATCCAAGGGATTTTTACTATCCCGACCCTTCTGGTGATCGAAACAGAGAACTAATGCCAAAAGCATTGAGGGGATAGCCTACAAGATTATCATAAAACCTAAGTAGTTTTCTACCAAATCTCTTAAAAGATCACAACAACAAAATGAAGGGcggaaaaataaaaacaatcatGAAATTACTAAAAACAGAACCAATCAACAAGCCAACAACAGTAACAGAGCATTTCATTTGTCCAAGAGAAGTTTAGCAGCAGCATATGATGTGATTGACTGTATAACACTAACATAAACACTCGAATTGCCTCCATTCATAGCTGGAAGAATTAAATTCAAAGAGCTGCTCCAAGATCAAGTGTGACAGATGACAGGATATGGAAATTATTTTCCAGATAGCGACTGAGACTATAAAAAGTTTCAACACGAGGTATAAAGTGGTATGGAAGAGTAAAAGGTAGTAATAGTTAGGATGGAAATATGTTGCCGAGGATTTGCTGAAATGTTTGTATAATTTTGAGAATAATATGACCATTTAAAGACTTAAATCTGCAAATTAGCTGCATGTTAGACCACTTCAAGCATACTAAGTCAAAGTGGATTAATTAGAGTAGCAACTTATCTTACCATGTCACCGAGACCAAGCATCATGTAGTCCGAGGTATTATTTCCAGGTACTGCACCGCCCAACATATTCCTGGGGAACACAATCTTGACAGGCAACTCAAGCTTTCTTGTTATTAGCTGTAAGCCAGGAAGATTCAGACTGTTAGCTACAGTGTGAACAGGATTAGATGCCTGTTGCGTTGCAACTGATACCATAACATTTGCTCCAAAGAATCTCTCTGAATAGAAAACCCAGAACACATCATACACAAACAAACAGGCAAGGAGCATCGCGCATATCTTGATATTCGGAAGTCGAACATGGCTGACAAAAGCAATACAAAGAGAGATGCCCAACAGATTGTTCAAAATCCAGTTCCCCGTGACCAGCCACACCACAACTAAAGAGACACAAACCAACAATAGGATACTTTGGATTCTTGTAAGTGACTTGGCACAGCACCGCGATACATATGGGTCGGGCAGACCAAAGTAAGATTTGACTTGAGCAGTATATGGCGAAAGGCAAAAGTACAAGGCAGATGCAGATGCAACTGCAGTAAAAGCAGTCAGAAGTTGAGAGACAGAAGAAAACAGATAGAACATAAATAGCAAGCTGCAAGAGCTCATTATCGGGATCATCAGTGCCTGAGAGCTGTCTAGAGTAATGGAAGCTTCAGACAAATCACGGTTGCGCTCCATTTCCTTTCCATAATTCAGAGCTCTTGAAGCAGATGCATATGACACTACTATGGCTGTGACAAAGAGGGTGAGCGACGACGGTTCGAGTAAATATGCAAGCTTCCAGAGAGGCTCCATGCTGAAAATATGTAGACCTCTAACTCAATATCACTGGAAAACACCTACTTGCTGACAAGGATTGGAACAAAAACAAAATCCTAAATTTTGAAAAGATTCATCCAAATCACGAGCAATCAAGACTCTACTTTTATCTGCTCGACATATGATATGAACAACAACCCAAGACCTGGAAATGAATAAGTTCATGAGTAATCGATCGTGCCCACATTAACAAGAACATACTCCTACTATATAACATCTCACATCTGATTGCAACAACAAAAGACTGCTATGAATTAACAAAAGTAAATCACAAATACTGCACATCATTCCCCTAATTGTGTCTCAATAAAAACACAACCTTTCTGGAATTTCAGTAATCCATTTTTGGAAGAATTTCACTAAAATCACAGATGATTCGCTTGAAAAACTTGATTATCCACCAATAAGCGGATAGCAACCCCCATTTTATCATACGATCCAAAACACCTCTCCAAAACCCAAATCGAAAGAGTGCATAAAATGCAAagttgaaattaattaaaaattgcaaaGATAGTCTACCTTGAAAGAAAAGTTATCAGAAGGGTT from Salvia splendens isolate huo1 chromosome 4, SspV2, whole genome shotgun sequence encodes the following:
- the LOC121801486 gene encoding signal peptide peptidase-like 1, encoding MEPLWKLAYLLEPSSLTLFVTAIVVSYASASRALNYGKEMERNRDLSEASITLDSSQALMIPIMSSCSLLFMFYLFSSVSQLLTAFTAVASASALYFCLSPYTAQVKSYFGLPDPYVSRCCAKSLTRIQSILLLVCVSLVVVWLVTGNWILNNLLGISLCIAFVSHVRLPNIKICAMLLACLFVYDVFWVFYSERFFGANVMVSVATQQASNPVHTVANSLNLPGLQLITRKLELPVKIVFPRNMLGGAVPGNNTSDYMMLGLGDMAIPSMLLALVLCFDHQKGRDSKNPLDAQPSKGFKYFWHALAGYGVGLFTALAAGILTRSPQPALLYLVPCTLGPIIILSWMNKDLAELWEGTTGNPNEKAHLTGV